Within Bacteroidota bacterium, the genomic segment GATTAATAACACGGCATCTTTCACCGGAGCAGAAGTAATTGGGAAAATAATATCGGCGGTTAATTTGCGCATAACATATTAAACGTAAAGCAATCATTACATCTTGCAATTCTCATTTTACATCTCTTGAATACAACAATGTAATAGCTGCAATTTTTTTTGCCAATGCCTCTTTAAAATCACTATTTTTCATGCGCCATTGCCAGTTATCTTTTGTAGTTCCCGGTAAATTCATTCTGCCACTTGAGCCTGCTGCAAGAAAATCCTGCATCGGGGCAATTGCCGTATCCGCAACACTACTCCATGCAGCACGAATCATATCCCAATGAATTCCTTTTACTGTGCCATTTATATATTCCAATGCAAACTTTTTATCCTCCGGTTTTGCATTTATAAACCAACCTCTTACCGTTTCATTATCATGAGTGCCGGTATATACCACACAATTTTTAATATAGTTATGTGGTAAAAAATCATTTGCTTCTGCACTGTCAAAAGCAAATTGTAAAATCTTCATTCCGGGTAAATTAAATCCATCACGCAATGATTCTACATCAGGAGTAATCACACCAAGATCTTCTGCAATAATTGGCACATCGCCGAGACGATAGCGAATGGTTTCAAATAAATGCTGACCGGGTGCATTAATCCATTTTCCATTAATGGCAGTTGTTTCTCCAAACGGCACTGACCAATACGCAGCAAAGCCACGGAAATGATCAATACGCACTTTATCAAACATAAACAAGCTTGTATGAATGCGATCTACCCACCATGCAAATCCATCATTTGCCATTGCTTCCCAATTGAATAATGGATTGCCCCAAAGCTGACCTGTCTCACTGAAATAATCAGGCGGAACACCACCAACAGCAATCGGATTTTTATTTACATCAAATTGAAACAGATGTGTATTTGTCCATGCATCCGAACTATCCATTGCAACATAAATAGGTATATCACCAATTATTTCTATTCCACTTTCATTTGCATATTTTTTTAATGACATCCATTCATTAAAAAATACACACTGAATAAATTTATGAAATTCAATTGTTTCATTTAATTCAATTTTTGCAGAAGCAATTGCATCTGCATTGCGCATTTTATATTCTTGAGGCCATTCACTCCAGGGTTTATTATCGAACTTTTCTTTTAATGCCATAAACAATGCATAGTCATCCAACCATGAAGTATTGAGTTGTTTAAATTGTATAAACTCATTTTTCAATATGTGTTCATGTAGATTTATAAAATTCTGTTCTGCTTTTTTCAGCAAAGGATATTTTCCATCAATCACTTTTCCAAAATCAACACGACCTGTTCCCCATGCACCTGAAATCGGTAAATCATCAGCTTCTAACAATCCCAATTCTACCAAATGATCCATATCAATTAATAAAGGATTACCTGCTTTAGAAGAAAAACATTGATACGGTGAATCACCATAACCTGTCGGGCCAAGCGGTAATATTTGCCAGTATTTTTGTTTTGCTTTTACTAAAAAATCAACAAACTTTCTTGCTTCCATTCCGAGTGTGCCAATACCATATTTACCGGGTAATGATGTAGGATGAAGTAAAATTCCACTTGCTCTTTCGCTTGACATAATTGCGTTAATTATTATGGCTGCAAGTTACAAAAAATGAAAGCGAATTGATTGATAGAGATACTTATACACTTTATCTTTTTATTAAAACATTTTCAGTTATTTTGATAGATACTTTGATGTAAAATACATTTTATTAGTGATTACAACAATCAGCATTTTTCTTTTTGTTTCATTTCATAAACTATGCGCAGATAATCTTAAGTGCATTAACTTGCAAATGCTTAATTCTTATTATGAAATCGCACAGCATTATTGTATTATATATTTTAATCGTTATTCATTCAGTCTCTGCACAGGAATTGGAACCCCGTGCTTACGCCAATTTACCAAAGGCATTAAATGCAATTGCATTAGGTTATACTTATACAAAAGGCAATGTAATCTTAGATCCTTCCATTCCGATTTCTGATTTGGAAATTGTTTCGCATAATGTCAGTGCAGGATACATGCGTACGTTTAGTATTGCCGGAAAAATTGCAAGAGTACAAATTGGAGCACCATTGATTTTAATGAATGGCGACTATGTATATCAAGGAGCGGATACTACAGGCGCACGTTCCGGATTTGGAGATTTGCGCATGCGGATTGGTATGAATATAATTGGAGGCGATGCATTAGCTATCCAGGAATTTTCTAAATATGAACAGAAAACAATTGTAGGATTTAGCGTAGTAATCTCTGCACCAACTGGTCAATATTTTCCTGACAAATTAGTAAATCTCGGTACTAACCGTTGGGGTTTTAAACCAGAGATTGGTGCCAGTAAACGATTTAAAAAAGTGTATATAGATTTATATACAGGAGTTTGGTTTTATACAGATAATCCAAATTTTTATGGAGGAAAAATAAGAGAACAAAATCCGGTTTTCAGTTTGCAAGCACATGGAAATTATACATTTAAAAATCACATGTGGCTGGGTATAAATGGCAATTGGTTTTGGGGCGGCGATTCTTCTATTGATGGCTATCCAGCAGAATTCCCATTAAACAACAGCCGGGTCGGAATTACTTGGTCAACTAATTTTTCACCACAACATTCAGTAAAACTGCAATTTAATACAGGTGCTTTTTCAGTGGCAGGTTATAATTATAATTCTATAGGATTGTCGTATCAGTTTATTTTTTTCTAATAAATAATATATCGTGCCTCTACGGCATACTTTAAATATTTACATTATACTTTGCATAGCTCTATTTCAATACCTGTTATAATATATAATCCGTCGTAACAAAATTGCTCTTCCTGTTTTCGATGATGTTTGAAATAATTTGTTTGTTATTTTCTGTATCCTTAAATGCCACAGTTGTGCGAATAGAAAATGCACGCAATGCATCATACACACTTAGCGTAGATACTGCGGAATCTTTTCTTCCATTAAAAGGATATAAATCCGGACCACGCTGACATTTACAATTTAAATTCACACGACCTACCTGATTTACTAATGGATCAATTAATTCTGCAAGACGATTAGAATCTTTTCCAAACACACTTACTTGTTGTCCGTAAGGAGATGTCTGCATATAAGTAAGTGGTTCATTGATATTTCTAAAAGTTGCTATCGGAACAACAGGACCAAACTGTTCTTCATGCCAAACCCGCATATCTTTATTTACAGGAAATAATACAGCGGGATAAAAAAAACTTAATGCTTGTTCGCCACCATTTGGATTAATAATATTTGCACCCTTTGCTAATGCATCATCCACTAATTCTTTTAAATATTCCGGTTTATTCCTTTCAGGTAATGGCGTAATATCTATATCATTTTCCCAGGGCATTCCCGCTTTTAATTGTTGTAATGCAGCCACAAATTTGTTATTGAATTCCTGCGCAATAGTTTCATGCACAAATAAAATTTTTAATGCCGTACATCGCTGACCATTAAATGCAAGTGAACCATTAATACATTCCTTAACGGCATTATCTAAATCTGCATCGGGTAAAATAATAGCAGGATTTTTTGCTTCTAATCCCAACACACTTTTTAATCTGTTTGCCTTCGGATGATATTGCTTAATAATATTTGCAACCCGACTTGTTCCGATAAAAGCAAACACATCTATTTTTCCGGTTGCCATAATAGGACCTATAATTTCTTTACCATCACCATAGATAACATTGATTACACCTTTTGGAAAATGTGCTTTAAATAATTCCAACATCGGGCGCATTAAAAGCACTCCTAATTTTGCAGGCTTAAATACAACTGTGTTGCCCATAAGTATCGCAGGAATAAGTGTTGCAAAGGCTTCATTCAACGGATAATTAAATGGCCCCATGCATAACACCGGCCCTATGGGACTGCGACGTATCTGCGCATAAATACCTTCCTCTTTTTCCAGAACAGCACTGCGGCGATTCATGTCCTTTAATTCGTCGAGTGTATCATAAATATATTTTATAGTGCGATCAAATTCATTTTCACAATCCGTATTTGTTTTTCCAATTTCCCACATCATCAACCGCACTACTTCTTCACGTTTTGTTTCCATCGCTTTTACAAATCGCAACATACTATCCACTCGTTTTTTTACGGAAAGTGTTGGCCATAATCCTCTGCCTAAATCATACGCATGATAAGCCGCATCCACTGCTTCAACCGCAGCATCTATACTTAGCATGGGTGTAGTTCCAATAGTTACTCTTTCATAACTTTTGTTTGTTTTAAAATATACCGGAGATTTAATAGTGTTTGACTTACCTTCCCAAATTCGCAATTCTCCATTTATTAAATATTCCTTTTGATGAATAGGAAATTTCACTTTTGCATTTTCGGGAACAGCATTTTCTTCGTGAAATATTTCAAGCCAAACATTCTCTGTTGCAGGCAATTCTTTATTCAATTCTTTGATAGCCATATTATTTTATGTTTACTGTTTTGATAACATGTAAGTATGAAATTCATTCACTTAATCAATAACAAATCTTGCATAATAGTTTTCAGTTTTGCCAAATAATTGCAATTGATAAATACCGGCAGCAAAATCCTTTGTTGCAATTGTATTTAAACCGTTACCTACCAATACCAAATCCTTTTTCAATATTAATTTACCATTGATATCTTGTATTTCTAAATAATACTTTCCACTGATTGGAATTGCAATTTGTATAAAATCTTTTGCAGGATTTGGGAAGCAATGTATTTCTGATGCAGATAAATTTTGCAGATTTTGTGTGGTATCTAACGGCGTACTGATATCAATTAATTCATTCCGCAAATCACCTTGCACCCAAACAGCAAAACTGCGTGCAGGCACTTCGAGATTTACTTTATTATCGCCACCAACAATTATATATTCACCCGGAGATTCAGAAAAAATATTAGTAAGTGTATCACCCGAAAAAATATTTGTTGTATTTATTTCCTGATTCACTTGTAGTGTTTCTCCTGCAAAATTTATTGCAACAATTACTTCTCTTCCGCTTACTGCATTACTCAATTGATAGATGAGAGAAGTGTTTGCAAACCCACCACTAAAATCCGCAGAATATGGTGTACTAAATCTGCTGAGATAATCCACTTGTGTTGCACCAAAAATATAGCGACGATGTGCTTCCATTAATCCATTTATTTTATAGCGCAAATTTCCCGGCGCAAAATAATCTGTTTGAAAAACACATGGTACTCCGAGTTTATTATTGGTGAGAATATATGCATAAGCAAGTATCGGATTATTGTCAACCGGCTGACCGGGATCACGGAAATCATGATTGTTTACAAACGTTACAATATTATATCCTGAAGTACCAGTTGCATCAGCTAAAGAAGCATTAAATACATTCCGCACATCATATCCAAAAGCATCACAAGCTTGTTCTAAATTATTGCGCAATGCAAAATCAAAAATGCGGATATCAATTGCATCCTTAGTATCATCATCCATATTTGCCTGCACATCATCCAACCATGCTTTCAAAACAAATGCATTGTATTCATACGATTCACCAACCACCATTTCTAAATCTTTGCCATTGTCGTGCATATAGTCTAAAAGATCACCCATAAAAGAAGCCGGAAAATGTTTTACTGCATCCACACGAATACCACGAACACCGGCATCATCCCACATCCATTTCGTCCACTCTTTTAAAACATCCTGAGTATTAATTACATTTTGATCCAGATCATAAAAAAAATACATCGCATCCTGATCGCCTGCTAATTGAGTTGGAGAACCATTGGGTTTAAAATTTAAATAATTCATTGCGCCATTTCCACTTTGCATATTGGTAAAATCTGTCGCAGTTTGATATGCAATTTCATTTTGAATATCTTCTGCAGCAACTCCACTCCATAAACCATAAATAAAATGATCCGTCATATCACTCAAGCCACCCGAACCGGTATTATACATTCTAATCCATAAGGTATCACCATCCACATCAAATTGCGAAGTTGTAATTGTCAATGCAAATTCATCCACACCACAACCGCTATTATCAATTGTTGCGTCCAAACGTTTTGATAATGTAATTGTATTATTTC encodes:
- the malQ gene encoding 4-alpha-glucanotransferase gives rise to the protein MSSERASGILLHPTSLPGKYGIGTLGMEARKFVDFLVKAKQKYWQILPLGPTGYGDSPYQCFSSKAGNPLLIDMDHLVELGLLEADDLPISGAWGTGRVDFGKVIDGKYPLLKKAEQNFINLHEHILKNEFIQFKQLNTSWLDDYALFMALKEKFDNKPWSEWPQEYKMRNADAIASAKIELNETIEFHKFIQCVFFNEWMSLKKYANESGIEIIGDIPIYVAMDSSDAWTNTHLFQFDVNKNPIAVGGVPPDYFSETGQLWGNPLFNWEAMANDGFAWWVDRIHTSLFMFDKVRIDHFRGFAAYWSVPFGETTAINGKWINAPGQHLFETIRYRLGDVPIIAEDLGVITPDVESLRDGFNLPGMKILQFAFDSAEANDFLPHNYIKNCVVYTGTHDNETVRGWFINAKPEDKKFALEYINGTVKGIHWDMIRAAWSSVADTAIAPMQDFLAAGSSGRMNLPGTTKDNWQWRMKNSDFKEALAKKIAAITLLYSRDVK
- a CDS encoding NADP-dependent glyceraldehyde-3-phosphate dehydrogenase, whose amino-acid sequence is MAIKELNKELPATENVWLEIFHEENAVPENAKVKFPIHQKEYLINGELRIWEGKSNTIKSPVYFKTNKSYERVTIGTTPMLSIDAAVEAVDAAYHAYDLGRGLWPTLSVKKRVDSMLRFVKAMETKREEVVRLMMWEIGKTNTDCENEFDRTIKYIYDTLDELKDMNRRSAVLEKEEGIYAQIRRSPIGPVLCMGPFNYPLNEAFATLIPAILMGNTVVFKPAKLGVLLMRPMLELFKAHFPKGVINVIYGDGKEIIGPIMATGKIDVFAFIGTSRVANIIKQYHPKANRLKSVLGLEAKNPAIILPDADLDNAVKECINGSLAFNGQRCTALKILFVHETIAQEFNNKFVAALQQLKAGMPWENDIDITPLPERNKPEYLKELVDDALAKGANIINPNGGEQALSFFYPAVLFPVNKDMRVWHEEQFGPVVPIATFRNINEPLTYMQTSPYGQQVSVFGKDSNRLAELIDPLVNQVGRVNLNCKCQRGPDLYPFNGRKDSAVSTLSVYDALRAFSIRTTVAFKDTENNKQIISNIIENRKSNFVTTDYIL
- a CDS encoding T9SS type A sorting domain-containing protein: MRKIILIFFLAIATVKVHAQEFMIQSWYWNYPTYVVTDFYMEYLESLADEFHEAGFTYVWLPPLSKGSGGSYSMGYDVKDYYDLGNFDICRWGNRPAFDNLVNTYNANDLKIVADMVYNHRDGGAWEDNPAVEGWIENMNATKIAAGDQPFPSDRYRCYLPLGGVSGNGAGTYYFKIKSASGASGLYDKPFTVMMWTNTIDANYALAATIESEPNGGADCGEGNNTITLSKRLDATIDNSGCGVDEFALTITTSQFDVDGDTLWIRMYNTGSGGLSDMTDHFIYGLWSGVAAEDIQNEIAYQTATDFTNMQSGNGAMNYLNFKPNGSPTQLAGDQDAMYFFYDLDQNVINTQDVLKEWTKWMWDDAGVRGIRVDAVKHFPASFMGDLLDYMHDNGKDLEMVVGESYEYNAFVLKAWLDDVQANMDDDTKDAIDIRIFDFALRNNLEQACDAFGYDVRNVFNASLADATGTSGYNIVTFVNNHDFRDPGQPVDNNPILAYAYILTNNKLGVPCVFQTDYFAPGNLRYKINGLMEAHRRYIFGATQVDYLSRFSTPYSADFSGGFANTSLIYQLSNAVSGREVIVAINFAGETLQVNQEINTTNIFSGDTLTNIFSESPGEYIIVGGDNKVNLEVPARSFAVWVQGDLRNELIDISTPLDTTQNLQNLSASEIHCFPNPAKDFIQIAIPISGKYYLEIQDINGKLILKKDLVLVGNGLNTIATKDFAAGIYQLQLFGKTENYYARFVID
- a CDS encoding transporter, with the protein product MKSHSIIVLYILIVIHSVSAQELEPRAYANLPKALNAIALGYTYTKGNVILDPSIPISDLEIVSHNVSAGYMRTFSIAGKIARVQIGAPLILMNGDYVYQGADTTGARSGFGDLRMRIGMNIIGGDALAIQEFSKYEQKTIVGFSVVISAPTGQYFPDKLVNLGTNRWGFKPEIGASKRFKKVYIDLYTGVWFYTDNPNFYGGKIREQNPVFSLQAHGNYTFKNHMWLGINGNWFWGGDSSIDGYPAEFPLNNSRVGITWSTNFSPQHSVKLQFNTGAFSVAGYNYNSIGLSYQFIFF